A genomic stretch from Nocardia wallacei includes:
- a CDS encoding serine/threonine-protein kinase, translating into MTERARPIVGPDYLVAGRYRLQSKLGGGGMGAVWLATDRLLNRDVAIKQVLTTAGLSEQEATEVRNRIIHEGRVAAKLSHEHAIAVYDVVLEAGEPWLVMEYLPSRSVAKALALADTLPPIEVAQIGAQVADALAAAHAAGITHRDIKPGNILVADRGAEVGKVKLSDFGISAGTGDPHDELDDVITGTPAYLPPEVARGARPTEASDVFSLGATLYTAIEGQPPYGLDDDNDAIVMRAAMAQIIPPSRSGALTPVLLHMMEPAPQRRPTMAEARDEILTATFGPGTAPYILGAPVRTDDGTIPAWAARNSAAGLRSPHSTPLPRPPRATTSNAPAAQQKFQNFDLSALGPNAAPLAIAIGLLIGLLILIVILVAVL; encoded by the coding sequence GTGACCGAACGCGCCCGTCCCATCGTCGGCCCCGACTACTTGGTTGCCGGCCGCTATCGCCTGCAATCGAAGCTGGGCGGCGGCGGCATGGGCGCGGTTTGGCTGGCCACCGACCGGCTGCTGAACCGCGACGTCGCCATCAAGCAGGTGCTCACCACGGCCGGGCTCAGTGAGCAGGAGGCCACCGAGGTCCGCAACCGGATCATCCACGAGGGCCGCGTCGCCGCGAAGCTGTCGCACGAGCACGCCATCGCCGTCTACGACGTGGTCCTCGAGGCGGGCGAGCCGTGGCTGGTCATGGAGTACCTGCCCTCGCGCAGCGTGGCGAAGGCACTGGCGCTGGCCGATACACTGCCACCGATCGAGGTGGCGCAGATCGGCGCGCAGGTCGCCGACGCGCTGGCCGCCGCGCACGCCGCCGGTATCACCCACCGCGACATCAAGCCCGGCAATATCCTCGTCGCCGACCGCGGCGCCGAGGTGGGCAAGGTCAAGCTCAGCGACTTCGGCATCTCCGCCGGCACCGGCGACCCGCACGACGAACTGGACGACGTGATCACCGGAACCCCCGCCTACCTGCCCCCCGAGGTGGCGCGCGGCGCCCGGCCGACCGAAGCCAGCGACGTATTCTCGCTCGGCGCAACGCTTTACACCGCGATAGAGGGCCAGCCGCCGTACGGCCTGGACGACGACAACGACGCGATCGTCATGCGCGCCGCCATGGCACAGATCATCCCGCCCAGCCGCAGCGGCGCCCTGACCCCCGTGCTCCTGCACATGATGGAGCCCGCCCCTCAACGCCGCCCCACCATGGCCGAAGCCCGCGACGAAATCCTCACGGCCACTTTCGGTCCCGGCACCGCCCCCTACATCCTGGGCGCACCCGTCCGCACCGACGACGGCACCATTCCCGCGTGGGCCGCCCGGAACTCGGCCGCCGGGCTACGCAGCCCCCACAGCACTCCCCTCCCCCGCCCCCCGCGAGCGACAACCTCGAACGCCCCTGCCGCACAACAAAAATTCCAGAACTTCGATCTCTCGGCCCTGGGCCCCAACGCCGCCCCCCTGGCAATAGCCATAGGGCTCCTGATAGGGCTGCTGATCCTGATAGTCATCCTGGTAGCGGTCCTGTAG
- a CDS encoding response regulator: MRVFLVDDHAVFRSGVRAELSRESDIEVVGEAGTVAEAIAGVEAAGPDVVLLDVHMPDGGGVAVLQGVEDGPVCLALSVSDAAEDVIAVIRAGARGYVTKTISGPELADGIRRVAGGDAVFSPRLAGFVLDSFTGRSPVPEPPLDPELDSLTPRELEVLRLLARGYTYREIAESLFISVKTVETHASNVLRKTQQSNRNALTRWAHRRRID; encoded by the coding sequence ATCCGGGTGTTTCTGGTGGACGATCACGCCGTGTTCCGGTCCGGGGTGCGGGCCGAGCTGAGCCGCGAATCCGATATCGAAGTGGTCGGCGAGGCGGGCACGGTGGCCGAGGCGATCGCCGGAGTCGAGGCGGCCGGGCCCGACGTGGTGCTGCTCGATGTGCACATGCCCGACGGCGGCGGGGTGGCGGTGCTGCAAGGAGTGGAGGACGGCCCGGTGTGCCTGGCGCTGAGCGTGTCCGACGCTGCCGAGGATGTGATCGCGGTGATCCGGGCCGGTGCTCGTGGATATGTCACCAAGACGATTTCGGGACCCGAACTGGCCGACGGCATTCGGCGTGTGGCCGGGGGTGACGCGGTGTTCAGTCCGCGGCTGGCGGGGTTCGTGCTCGACTCGTTCACCGGGCGGTCGCCGGTGCCGGAGCCGCCGCTGGATCCCGAGTTGGACTCGCTGACGCCGCGGGAGTTGGAGGTGCTGCGGCTGCTCGCTCGGGGGTACACGTATCGGGAGATCGCCGAGTCGCTGTTCATTTCGGTGAAGACTGTGGAGACGCATGCTTCCAACGTGCTGCGTAAGACTCAGCAGTCCAATCGGAACGCGCTGACGCGATGGGCGCATCGGCGGCGGATCGATTAG